From the Phalacrocorax carbo chromosome Z, bPhaCar2.1, whole genome shotgun sequence genome, the window TGCATGACATTTGAAGACCTATTTATACAATGTGTCAGctccatttgttttcttcatcctgatattttcctctgtatttttggTTAGCCATCCAGATTGTAAGGAGCAAGGCTGCTGCTGGTTTCCTCCTGCACTGTTCCAGACCAAGGCACTGGCTGCCTTTGGCCTTTCTCCCCTTTTACGGGCAGAGGtgaaacaacccaaaaccaaacacagttTTGACTACTTCATCCTTTCTGCACTGAAACCAGCACCACCAGACAGCTGTGGGATGGATTGCACGGAGGGCTTTCAGAACGACCTGGTACTACTACAATTTATCCCTTGATGCCCCGCCTGTCGGATGTACACAGCTGCAATCCCTTCTGCTGAGGGGACTCTCTGAGGGCCAGATTTCCAAGTTGCATCACGAAATATGCTGTCCTGCAAAATACCTGCTTTTTCCTTAGATGTTAATAATTTGTCCCAAGTCTCTAATCAGCACTTCTTGTGTGTACAATGCTAACTGATGCAACAAAACCCaatgtaaaatttttaaaaaaatccttatcaAGATGTCGAGGAATAAAATTTGATGTCCTCCTGATTTTAGTATTAAGTGTACATAATTACAGGGTTTGGTCCATCTTCTTCCTTGTAAATAATTTATCTAACTTGGGACACATCTTATTCCAGAAGAGAAGCAGGGTAGTGCTGACCCTGCTACTCGATCAGTGACATAATGTCTGTCCCAGTGCTGGCACTACCTAGTGACACATGAATTTTTAAGTCCATTTTGAAATCTTTTACACAGCCTGCCAGCTGAAGGTTTCAAGCTGCTTTAACACATGCAGGATGCCAGAGAAATTCTGCAAGCCTTAATTTCACCAGAAAATGAGGCTGAAGGTGCCAGCCCAGCAGTGGTGAGCATGGAGACACAATGGCAAAACCCCATCTGCTCTCTCCACACCCTCGCCAGTAAGGTTGGGGAACGAGGGTGAAACAGCTCTGTGCAAGCAAACCTGCTTCTGCCAGCTATTACATTGCCCACTCAAAGACTCTGATAAGGCCAGGCAGGACTTCAGTGCTGGCCTTGTGCTTCCTTATCCACATAAGAGGAGACAGAAAGTTCGGGCTATAAGATCAGAGATCAATCTTCAGAGCACCTCACGGTTGTGTTTTACGTAGACACTCCCTCCAGCTCTTGGGAAAGCGCAGGATCTCCGTTGAACCTGAAGCGATAGGTCATTTTCATACCAAACACTTAAGGTGTGCCATATTCAACCAGCCTGCAGTCAGCAGCCTTTGTGCATGCCGGATGGCTTCTGCTGCAAGGAGTGGAGGTGGTGGCATGCAAGGAGGAATGCCTTCAATACCATGTGCTTCAAAAGCAGTGCTTGTGAGCTTTGCTTTGCATTCCAGCGGCTGGGCTAGAGCTGCGTGCATGGCCTCGCTCAGCACAAATGAAACCAAGGCATCCATATGCTGCACATTAAGAGAGTGTTTGATGTCTTGCTCACTGCTCAGAtgctccctcttcctctctgtaGCAGTTTCAAGCAGTACAGAGGCTGGTGTCAAAACTTGTAAGCCTGCATGCGTTTTTCAGCTCTATGATGGGAACTGCAGCACTTAACACAAAACAGTTGAGAAAATGTTGCTGGCCACAGCCACAAAACCTGCCTTCATCTTTTCCATGATGGTGGCGGAAAAGAGAATTCCTCAGGTTGTGTTTTCCTATTTAAAGATGAAGGGAAAAGGACTGCCAAAGTGGATGGTATTTAGTCCAACTGATTTAATGCCTGAGAtaacaaagcaaaatgcaaaccTCTGAGCACAAGAATTGTGGCCGTGCATAGCCAAGGTCAACATGAAGCCACTGCAGCCCTGCATGGGCAAGGGACAGCTTGGGTAACACCAGTCTTCAAGCCTACCACTGGGATGATTACTGTGTCACTGcttactgtgtatttttgagCCATTTATTGCAGTAGCCCATTAAAGTTATGTTCTGCTAAGAACCTACGGTCATCTCTAATCGACACTGAAGATGCTGGTGAGATTGGAGAGGAAATCTCCACTGCACAGAGGACTTGCTGGCTCTTCAACATTGCACCATGCGGGTTGGGAACCGGGCAATACTGTAACCTGGAAGTGGCAGAATGGGGAAGAAGCACAAGCAGCAACCAGTAACAATAGaaatgagttttattttgtaaaaagttATAAAATGAATATTGTACAAAAATAAAGTCTGTAGAGAACTTTGGTTGATTAACACAAATGACTGAGACATAAATCGCAGGTGAAGTAAAAAACTCCAGAGAAGCACACTCCTGTCTTCAGTAAGgtctaaaaagtaaaaaaaaaaaaaaaatcacaaacttTACCCTTTTGTATTTTGAACATAGTGATTTGCTTTGGTTGCAGCCTGTTCAAGCTGCACGGAAAATGCTTTGGGGCAAGTTTTCAACAACCGGGGCAAGTGAAAGCACACCTCTGAGCACTGCGCCTGGTAAactgcccagcagcacagctgaccCTCAGATTATCTGGCTTTTACTGCCCAAATCATGCCAATGCTGGTGGTGGTATCAGCTGTACCACCCCGCCTAGCACGGCGGGTAAGGTGCCCTCATGGCAGTGTGAGAATGGACGCTGTGGGTGGGCTCTGGGGCTGCCTTCTAtccacccaggaaagcagcgGAGATCAGGGCTGAATTACATTTCATACACCTGGTACATTTTTCTATGCCTGTTCTGGATTTTTTGACCTCTAGACCCTTCTCTGTGGCACCCCGAGGGTCCAGGGGAAATGAGTATGGAGAGCCATTGAATGCACAAGATAAAAGGTTGGACCATCAGTTTTTGGTTTTcagtagggattttttttcttcctgtttttcttgtgGGAGCTGATGCTTCACTGGCTGTCAGGTATGTCTAGTAACCTGCACTGCTGctcctttgggaaaaaaagcctcCAGAATGAGAGGTTGTGTTAGCAGTCAGGTATGAACACCTTTGCTGTACAACCTCCCTCATCCTAAGGAAATTCATAACTGTTCTGCTGTGTGGGTATGATCTTGCAACATTTCATTAAATCATACAAAGCACTTTGGTTATTTAACACAATTGTTTACCTGCAGGCTATATTAAATCCAGGGATAACTAGTAAGAGGGATTTAACCTCTTCTATATGGAAATATGGAAGGAAAAGcttaaataaatataacaagAAATAGTAAGGCtaaatgttattattttccatttgtcaATAGTTATATGAGGTCAGTTGGCaaaaagtgtgagaaaaaaatgcggctacatttaaaatatgactagaattaatttttctaacaAATTGCTAATGTTGAGCCAAGTCCTGCAACCCTCACTCATCCAGAGCCATTGCTGCTCCTGCGCATGCATGACTGCAgtaattttcaaaagtattaGTGAGCAAAAGGAAGGGCTGCAGGCTTCAGCACTACATTTTGTGAACAtaatcatgattttttttaaaagaaaaaaggtaaagtaAGTGATTTTTTGCATTCAAGTTAATACTTTCAATCAAAAGCACGGACGGTTGTTCCCAACTTCATTGTCTCTCTGTATCTTCCAAGCACCTTCTACTTTGGCacctttgaaaagaaactttaatAAATAAGGAAAGGAGACTCATTACTGAActgtaataaataacaataactTAATCTCAATAAATATCTTCTGTATATTTATGTCTCTGAACGGATGCATTGCATCAAGTAGTCTCTGCTTACTCACAATGACCAAACAGAAATGTAGTTACGTAAGTGACATTAGTCCTTTGTAAACCaaaagaaacatgttttgtGTAGACCGGGCTTGTAATTTATCTTATTATACTAGGAAGAAGTGCTTAAAAACTCAACTTGCTTTCATAGGTAGCAGAAGAATGAAATCCTACACTCTTTTTGAAAAAACACAAGATGGACAAACTTAACCAGTAAGTGGAACTGTTCTGCTTCGTATCAATACTGACCCTAGACCACCTGAGCCAGGGAATTTTGATACTTGTCCGATGTCATCTTACTTACAAGGTTAATCTTATTATAGCTTAGAAGGAACTAAGCTATAGGAACTGCCCTTCAATTAGCAGTAGCACAATGTGTCTTTCAGTAAAGCTGAGAGCACCGAGGATGAGTAAGGTACTCCTAAGCTACTTCTCAGCTAAGCTTTCTGGCATGGATGGTATAACTACAACACAGCGTGGTACAGCAGGGTTGTGTTTTTAAGCACATTCCTCATGGATCTGAGTCTCACTGATCGTGGACTGCATCAAACGGGAAAGGGAGCGCGCATGCCATCCAGCTGTCGGCATCTCCACCTGAGCTTTTATTCACTTTCCCGTAGGATGTCAAAAGCCTCCGTCTTCCTATGTCACCTTACGTCAATCCCCAGGCTCTCACAACCCCTTGTTCTGCGTTCTTGGTCctctttcctctgctctgagcagaCGCTTCCCCAGGAACCTTGGTCCCTCTCCTTGCATTGTAGCAGGAATGCAAAACTGGCGCTGCCTCTGGAGTGCAGCCGTCAGACACATCCACACCTTTTTGCGGAATGTTTTTTCAGTATGTGGTAAACCAGGTTATCATCCAAAAAAGACAGGTCATCATCAAAGGCTGTGGGTCTGCAACAAGCTTGCCTCACTTTGTCAGTGactagttttttctttctggttaagttttttaaaattttgtcatAAGTGGTCTCGGCTGCATCACAAGATCCACTGCAATACCGGAAAATGAGCTCTTCTTTGGTTTCGTATCCCAAATCCAAGTCAGttacatttaaatgtatttctgttaaGACACATCCTCGATTTTTGCCCTTTTgattcctccttccttttttgctGGAATTCTCTATGTTTGTGgctgtgttttgcctgtttctcTCCCGCCTAGAAAAAATTGGAGTCTGTTTATCCGGCGACCTCCTCAGTCTTTTAATGGTGGCTTGAATAAAGTCCACTACCTCATCAAACTGATCTGGATAATCCTCTGGCATATTAGCTGtttgggaaagagagaaaagtctTTGTCACATGTCAGTTGTCATTAAGTTTGTCCATTCGTGGCTCAGAAACGTTAGACACATGCAAGCTGCTCCACCTATCACTTCAGCACATGCGCCCAGGACCCTCAGAAATCAGGGAGAATTTGGAATGGTTTAGATCATCATGGAAACTCATTTGGGGAAAAGTAAATGAGATATCTCTGTAGGTG encodes:
- the GDNF gene encoding glial cell line-derived neurotrophic factor, encoding MKLWDVVAVCVVLLNTVSTSPLPTGKTPPKGSPSVVEGPEDDLSPISLLPPYAVHSDSNMPEDYPDQFDEVVDFIQATIKRLRRSPDKQTPIFSRRERNRQNTATNIENSSKKGRRNQKGKNRGCVLTEIHLNVTDLDLGYETKEELIFRYCSGSCDAAETTYDKILKNLTRKKKLVTDKVRQACCRPTAFDDDLSFLDDNLVYHILKKHSAKRCGCV